The proteins below come from a single Acinonyx jubatus isolate Ajub_Pintada_27869175 chromosome A1, VMU_Ajub_asm_v1.0, whole genome shotgun sequence genomic window:
- the TRIM36 gene encoding E3 ubiquitin-protein ligase TRIM36 isoform X1, whose protein sequence is MEGDGSETLVTIKNIERELICPACKELFTHPLILPCQHSICHKCVKELLLTLDDSFNDVGSDNSNQSSPRLRLPSPSMDKIDRISRPGWKRSSLTPRTTTFPCPGCEHDVDLGERGINGLFRNFTLETIVERYRQAARAATAIMCDLCKPPPQESTKSCMDCSASYCNECFKIYHPWGTVKAQHEYVGPTTNFRPKILMCPEHETERINMYCELCRRPVCHLCKLGGNHSNHRVTTMSSAYKTLKEKLSKDIDYLIGKESQVKSQISELNLLMKETECNGERAKEEAITHFEKLYEILEERKSSVLKAIDASKKLRLDKFQTQVEEYQGLLENNGLVGYAQEVLKETDQSCFVQTAKQLHLRIQKATESLKSFRPAAQTSFEDYVVNTSKQTELLGELSFFSSGVDVPEINEEQSKVYNNALINWHHPEKDKADSYVLEYRKVNRDEEMLSWNEIEVCGTSKVVSDLESNCNYAFRVRAYKGSICSPCSRELILHTPPAPVFSFLFDEKCGYNNERLLLNLKRDRVESRAGFNLLLAAERIQVGYYTSLDYIIGDVGITKGKHFWAFRVEPYSYLVKVGVASSDKLQEWLHSPRDAVSPRYEQDSGHDSGSEDACFDSQPFTLVTIGMKKFFIPKSATSANEPENRVLPMPTSIGIFLDYDKGRVAFYDMDHMKCLYERQVDCSHTMYPAFALMGSGGIQLEEPITAKYLEYQEDM, encoded by the exons ATGGAAGGGGATGGTTCCGAAACGCTG GTTACCATTAAGAATATCGAAAGAGAGCTCATTTGCCCCGCATGCAAGGAGCTTTTTACCCATCCGTTGATTCTCCCTTGTCAACACAGTATCTGTCATAAGTGTGTAAAAGAACTCTTGCTGACACTCGACGATTCCTTCAACGATGTGGGATCGGACAATTCCAATCAGAGCAGTCCTCGACTCCGGCTCCCCTCTCCTAGCATGGACAAAATTGACAGAATTAGCAGACCAG GCTGGAAGCGCAGCTCCCTGACCCCTAGGACCACCACTTTTCCTTGCCCTGGCTGTGAGCATGACGTGGATCTTGGAGAACGAGGAATCAATGGTCTGTTTCGCAATTTCACTTTGGAGACCATTGTCGAGAGGTACCGGCAGGCAGCCAGGGCAGCCACGGCCATCATGTGTGACCTCTGCAAACCCCCACCGCAGGAGTCCACAAAAAGTTGCATGGACTGTAGCGCGAGCTATTGCAATGAGTGCTTCAAAATTTACCACCCGTGGGGTACCGTGAAAGCTCAGCATGAGTACGTGGGCCCAACCACGAATTTCAGGCCCAAG ATTTTAATGTGCCCAGAACATGAAACTGAGAGAATTAACATGTACTGTGAGTTGTGTCGGAGACCGGTTTGTCACCTCTGTAAGCTGGGCGGCAATCATTCCAATCACCGAGTAACCACTATGAGCAGTGCCTACAAGACCTTAAAG gaaaagctttcaaagGATATTGATTACCTTATTGGCAAGGAGAGCCAGGTGAAGAGTCAAATTTCTGAACTCAACTTGTTAATGAAAGAAACCGAG TGTAATGGAGAGAGAGCTAAAGAAGAAGCAATCACACATTTTGAAAAGCTCTATGAGATTCTAGAAGAGAGGAAATCATCTGTTTTGAAAGCAATTGACGCTTCTAAGAAACTGCGATTAGACAAATTTCAGACCCAAGTGGAGGAGTATCAGGGGCTTCTAGAGAACAACGGGCTTGTGGGATATGCCCAAGAAGTGCTTAAGGAGACGGACCAGTCTTGTTTTGTACAGACGGCGAAACAACTCCACCTCAG AATACAGAAGGCTACGGAATCTTTGAAGAGCTTTAGACCTGCGGCTCAGACTTCTTTTGAAGACTATGTTGTTAATACATCTAAACAAACAGAACTTCTTGGGGAATTGTCCTTCTTCTCTAGTG GTGTAGATGTGCCAGAGATCAATGAGGAGCAGAGCAAGGTGTATAACAATGCTCTGATCAACTGGCACCATCCAGAAAAGGACAAAGCTGACAGCTATGTCCTTGAATATCGGAAGGTTAACAGAGATGAAGAGATGCTGTCTTGGAACGAGATAGAAGTGTGTGGCACGAGTAAAGTTGTTTCCGATCTGGAAAGCAATTGTAACTATGCTTTCAGAGTAAGAGCCTACAAGGGCTCGATCTGTAGTCCTTGCAGCAGGGAGCTGATTCTTCACACCCCTCCAGCTCCAG tttttagtttcctctttgaTGAAAAATGTGGCTATAATAATGAACGCCTCTTGCTGAACTTGAAGAGAGACCGTGTTGAGAGTAGAGCTGGGTTTAATCTTCTGCTTGCTGCGGAGCGTATCCAAGTGGGTTATTACACCAGTTTAGACTACATCATTGGAGACGTTGGAATTACCAAGGGGAAGCACTTCTGGGCCTTCCGCGTGGAACCGTATTCATACCTGGTAAAAGTGGGAGTCGCTTCCAGTGATAAACTACAAGAATGGCTCCATTCTCCCCGGGATGCAGTTAGTCCAAG ATACGAGCAAGACAGCGGCCATGACAGCGGAAGTGAAGATGCCTGCTTTGATTCACAGCCCTTCACGTTAGTCACCATAGGCATGAAGAAGTTTTTCATACCCAAGTCAGCCACTTCCGCCAATGAACCTGAGAATAGAGTTCTTCCGATGCCAACAAGTATAGGGATTTTCCTTGACTATGACAAAGGCAGAGTGGCTTTCTATGACATGGATCACATGAAATGCCTTTACGAGCGCCAGGTGGACTGTTCGCACACGATGTACCCAGCATTTGCATTAATGGGCAGTGGAGGAATTCAGCTTGAGGAACCCATCACAGCAAAATATCTAGAATACCAAGAGGACATGTAG
- the TRIM36 gene encoding E3 ubiquitin-protein ligase TRIM36 isoform X2 encodes MEGDGSETLVTIKNIERELICPACKELFTHPLILPCQHSICHKCVKELLLTLDDSFNDVGSDNSNQSSPRLRLPSPSMDKIDRISRPGWKRSSLTPRTTTFPCPGCEHDVDLGERGINGLFRNFTLETIVERYRQAARAATAIMCDLCKPPPQESTKSCMDCSASYCNECFKIYHPWGTVKAQHEYVGPTTNFRPKEKLSKDIDYLIGKESQVKSQISELNLLMKETECNGERAKEEAITHFEKLYEILEERKSSVLKAIDASKKLRLDKFQTQVEEYQGLLENNGLVGYAQEVLKETDQSCFVQTAKQLHLRIQKATESLKSFRPAAQTSFEDYVVNTSKQTELLGELSFFSSGVDVPEINEEQSKVYNNALINWHHPEKDKADSYVLEYRKVNRDEEMLSWNEIEVCGTSKVVSDLESNCNYAFRVRAYKGSICSPCSRELILHTPPAPVFSFLFDEKCGYNNERLLLNLKRDRVESRAGFNLLLAAERIQVGYYTSLDYIIGDVGITKGKHFWAFRVEPYSYLVKVGVASSDKLQEWLHSPRDAVSPRYEQDSGHDSGSEDACFDSQPFTLVTIGMKKFFIPKSATSANEPENRVLPMPTSIGIFLDYDKGRVAFYDMDHMKCLYERQVDCSHTMYPAFALMGSGGIQLEEPITAKYLEYQEDM; translated from the exons ATGGAAGGGGATGGTTCCGAAACGCTG GTTACCATTAAGAATATCGAAAGAGAGCTCATTTGCCCCGCATGCAAGGAGCTTTTTACCCATCCGTTGATTCTCCCTTGTCAACACAGTATCTGTCATAAGTGTGTAAAAGAACTCTTGCTGACACTCGACGATTCCTTCAACGATGTGGGATCGGACAATTCCAATCAGAGCAGTCCTCGACTCCGGCTCCCCTCTCCTAGCATGGACAAAATTGACAGAATTAGCAGACCAG GCTGGAAGCGCAGCTCCCTGACCCCTAGGACCACCACTTTTCCTTGCCCTGGCTGTGAGCATGACGTGGATCTTGGAGAACGAGGAATCAATGGTCTGTTTCGCAATTTCACTTTGGAGACCATTGTCGAGAGGTACCGGCAGGCAGCCAGGGCAGCCACGGCCATCATGTGTGACCTCTGCAAACCCCCACCGCAGGAGTCCACAAAAAGTTGCATGGACTGTAGCGCGAGCTATTGCAATGAGTGCTTCAAAATTTACCACCCGTGGGGTACCGTGAAAGCTCAGCATGAGTACGTGGGCCCAACCACGAATTTCAGGCCCAAG gaaaagctttcaaagGATATTGATTACCTTATTGGCAAGGAGAGCCAGGTGAAGAGTCAAATTTCTGAACTCAACTTGTTAATGAAAGAAACCGAG TGTAATGGAGAGAGAGCTAAAGAAGAAGCAATCACACATTTTGAAAAGCTCTATGAGATTCTAGAAGAGAGGAAATCATCTGTTTTGAAAGCAATTGACGCTTCTAAGAAACTGCGATTAGACAAATTTCAGACCCAAGTGGAGGAGTATCAGGGGCTTCTAGAGAACAACGGGCTTGTGGGATATGCCCAAGAAGTGCTTAAGGAGACGGACCAGTCTTGTTTTGTACAGACGGCGAAACAACTCCACCTCAG AATACAGAAGGCTACGGAATCTTTGAAGAGCTTTAGACCTGCGGCTCAGACTTCTTTTGAAGACTATGTTGTTAATACATCTAAACAAACAGAACTTCTTGGGGAATTGTCCTTCTTCTCTAGTG GTGTAGATGTGCCAGAGATCAATGAGGAGCAGAGCAAGGTGTATAACAATGCTCTGATCAACTGGCACCATCCAGAAAAGGACAAAGCTGACAGCTATGTCCTTGAATATCGGAAGGTTAACAGAGATGAAGAGATGCTGTCTTGGAACGAGATAGAAGTGTGTGGCACGAGTAAAGTTGTTTCCGATCTGGAAAGCAATTGTAACTATGCTTTCAGAGTAAGAGCCTACAAGGGCTCGATCTGTAGTCCTTGCAGCAGGGAGCTGATTCTTCACACCCCTCCAGCTCCAG tttttagtttcctctttgaTGAAAAATGTGGCTATAATAATGAACGCCTCTTGCTGAACTTGAAGAGAGACCGTGTTGAGAGTAGAGCTGGGTTTAATCTTCTGCTTGCTGCGGAGCGTATCCAAGTGGGTTATTACACCAGTTTAGACTACATCATTGGAGACGTTGGAATTACCAAGGGGAAGCACTTCTGGGCCTTCCGCGTGGAACCGTATTCATACCTGGTAAAAGTGGGAGTCGCTTCCAGTGATAAACTACAAGAATGGCTCCATTCTCCCCGGGATGCAGTTAGTCCAAG ATACGAGCAAGACAGCGGCCATGACAGCGGAAGTGAAGATGCCTGCTTTGATTCACAGCCCTTCACGTTAGTCACCATAGGCATGAAGAAGTTTTTCATACCCAAGTCAGCCACTTCCGCCAATGAACCTGAGAATAGAGTTCTTCCGATGCCAACAAGTATAGGGATTTTCCTTGACTATGACAAAGGCAGAGTGGCTTTCTATGACATGGATCACATGAAATGCCTTTACGAGCGCCAGGTGGACTGTTCGCACACGATGTACCCAGCATTTGCATTAATGGGCAGTGGAGGAATTCAGCTTGAGGAACCCATCACAGCAAAATATCTAGAATACCAAGAGGACATGTAG